In Clupea harengus chromosome 4, Ch_v2.0.2, whole genome shotgun sequence, the genomic stretch AGCGCTTTCATGGCTCACTTAGAGGCCCATAGCGGGCACTGTGAGGTCACCGCCCAGGACACACTGCCACGGTGAGTTACCCATGAAGGTCATAGATTAGCTCGGATTACAAGGTCTAGGAAGCAGAGATTGGTATTAGATTTATACAAAGGTGAATGTGATAGAAATATGGTGAGCTTTGCTAACCTTTGCTTTCTGGCATCTTGTGTCTTTCCCAAACCAAAAGATTCACTTCGGATCAACATACCCATTATCAAATGGGTGGAAACATCCAGAAGGGAAATCATCTGGTTATGGAGTTTTTTAATGGGAAGAGCTTGCAAGGTTACTCCAGAGCGAAGGTGGAGAGCGACCCCTTCATGAGGATGGAGATGAACAAGTGGagagcagagatagagagaaagagggagatggagagagaaagaatggagcTGGAGAGAAAAGCGAAGAAGGTGGACAGACAGGAGAAGGAAGTGAAACTAATGAGAGATGAGATTCTAAGAAAGGAGGAAGtggtgaggaggagagcagcgatggagagggagagacaggcgatagagagaaacagacaggagattgagaaagtgagagtggaggcaaagcaaaaaagagagacacaggaaaAAATGATAGAGCAGATGGAGAGAACGTTAGCAGAGATCGTGAGAATATGGAGGGATAAGGAGCTCCCAATGGACCAAaagaaaaagcaaacaaaaaatgaaaaggaacaTGCATGGCTtttggagaggaggagtgcagagatggaaagatacaaagaaatggagagggagagacagacaatagagagaagacagaatattgagaaagtgagagtcgagacagagcaaaaaaaagaagaacaggaaagaaggatagagatggagagagctaaagcagagatggtgagaaagagagaggagattaaGAATGTGAGAGTGGAGACAGAGCAAAAAAGACAAGAACAGGAAAaaaggatggaggagatgatgatagcagagatggtg encodes the following:
- the LOC122132850 gene encoding trichohyalin-like, whose protein sequence is METEGKEAGHQDVYERHQDGVPLETMSIRQQANAHKKFQPKEQEMRDTYESLVSAFMAHLEAHSGHCEVTAQDTLPRFTSDQHTHYQMGGNIQKGNHLVMEFFNGKSLQGYSRAKVESDPFMRMEMNKWRAEIERKREMERERMELERKAKKVDRQEKEVKLMRDEILRKEEVVRRRAAMERERQAIERNRQEIEKVRVEAKQKRETQEKMIEQMERTLAEIVRIWRDKELPMDQKKKQTKNEKEHAWLLERRSAEMERYKEMERERQTIERRQNIE